One genomic segment of Anaerosporomusa subterranea includes these proteins:
- a CDS encoding branched-chain amino acid ABC transporter permease codes for MNTTKKNDLYILGASILVYAVIQGLIEVEFIGAFWLLNVILICINVILSASLNLINGFTGQFSIGHAGFMAVGAYLSAVLSVKMQMPFLVAILAGGLGAGFLGFVIGLPTLRLRGDYLAIATLGLGEIIRITILNIPYVGGASGFMGIPRHTTFTWAFFIMLFTLFFIKNFINSSHGRACISVRENEIAAEAMGVDTTKYKVLAFTIGASFAGVAGALFSHYFYIAHPASFTFMRSFDILTMVVLGGLGSLTGSIAGAILLTFISAALASYPEWRMVIYSLLLIILMLYRPQGIFGSKELSLKLFSRFTGGGKREHAKD; via the coding sequence ATGAATACAACGAAAAAGAACGACCTATACATTCTAGGCGCCAGTATACTTGTCTATGCTGTAATACAGGGCCTAATCGAGGTTGAATTCATCGGCGCATTTTGGCTGTTGAATGTAATTCTGATTTGTATCAACGTCATTTTATCCGCTAGTCTCAACTTGATTAACGGTTTTACCGGTCAATTCTCCATCGGCCACGCTGGCTTTATGGCTGTAGGCGCGTACCTTTCCGCAGTGCTTAGCGTGAAGATGCAGATGCCGTTTCTCGTTGCCATCCTAGCCGGTGGCCTGGGAGCAGGCTTCCTGGGCTTTGTCATCGGTTTGCCGACGCTGCGACTGCGCGGCGACTATTTGGCGATTGCGACACTAGGACTAGGTGAGATCATCCGTATTACCATTCTGAACATTCCCTATGTTGGCGGTGCGTCCGGCTTCATGGGCATTCCTCGTCACACAACCTTTACCTGGGCATTCTTCATCATGCTGTTCACCTTGTTCTTTATTAAGAACTTCATCAACTCCAGTCATGGCCGCGCCTGTATCTCGGTTCGTGAGAACGAGATTGCCGCCGAGGCAATGGGGGTTGATACGACGAAATACAAGGTGCTGGCGTTTACCATTGGCGCGTCTTTCGCTGGCGTTGCCGGTGCGTTGTTTTCCCACTATTTCTATATTGCTCATCCGGCTTCGTTCACCTTTATGCGGTCATTTGATATTCTGACTATGGTTGTTCTCGGTGGCTTAGGCAGTCTGACTGGCTCAATCGCTGGGGCGATTCTCTTAACCTTCATTTCAGCCGCACTAGCCAGCTACCCCGAGTGGCGGATGGTTATTTACTCGCTGCTATTGATCATACTCATGCTGTACAGACCGCAGGGGATATTTGGCAGTAAAGAACTCAGCCTAAAGCTGTTCAGCCGGTTTACAGGAGGTGGCAAGCGTGAGCATGCTAAAGACTGA
- a CDS encoding ABC transporter ATP-binding protein: MLTIDNINVYYGAIHALKGISVSVAEGEIVTLIGANGAGKSTTLRTVSGLLKPKTGQITFEGQDIAAMAAQSIVKLGISQVPEGRRIFANMSVLENLELGAYIRSDKSEIKKDMDTVFERFPRLAERKSQLAGTLSGGEQQMLAMGRALMSRPRLLLLDEPSMGLAPLLVKEIFKIIKEINESGTTILLVEQNANMALSIAHKAYVLETGRITLAGTAQELSESEAVRKAYLGG, translated from the coding sequence ATGCTGACAATTGATAATATTAACGTATACTATGGCGCTATCCATGCATTAAAGGGCATCAGCGTATCTGTCGCTGAAGGAGAGATTGTCACGTTAATCGGGGCAAACGGCGCCGGCAAGAGCACTACTTTACGGACTGTTTCCGGTCTGTTGAAACCAAAGACTGGTCAGATTACCTTTGAAGGCCAAGATATCGCAGCTATGGCAGCGCAATCTATCGTAAAGCTTGGCATCAGTCAAGTGCCTGAGGGACGGCGGATTTTCGCCAATATGTCGGTACTTGAAAATTTAGAGCTGGGCGCGTATATTAGAAGTGACAAATCCGAGATTAAGAAAGATATGGATACAGTCTTTGAGCGCTTTCCCCGGCTGGCTGAACGCAAGTCGCAACTGGCAGGCACTCTATCAGGCGGTGAACAGCAAATGCTGGCAATGGGCAGAGCGCTAATGAGTCGCCCTCGCTTGCTGCTGTTGGATGAACCATCCATGGGATTGGCTCCGCTGTTGGTTAAGGAAATATTTAAGATTATTAAAGAAATCAACGAGAGCGGCACAACCATCCTACTGGTTGAGCAGAATGCGAATATGGCGCTTTCGATTGCACACAAGGCCTATGTTTTAGAAACCGGACGTATCACCCTGGCCGGCACAGCTCAAGAGCTGTCTGAGAGTGAAGCGGTGCGCAAAGCATACCTTGGCGGCTAA
- a CDS encoding CBS and ACT domain-containing protein, whose protein sequence is MFVAARMTPNPVTITSTTSVADAAHIMRTNKFRRLPVVDNGKLVGIVTDRDLREVSPSPATTLSIYELNYLLAKMLVKDVMKKQVVTIPQDATIEEAALLMTSSRIGGLVVVGQGGAVTGLITETDIFKCFIEIMGLEKGKTRLTIDVSDEVGRLHEITRIFAELNINIGSLAIYPLANGDSELVIRADVKETKQLTDRLEAIGCPVKHIAHIGHSDR, encoded by the coding sequence ATGTTTGTCGCTGCACGGATGACCCCCAACCCGGTTACGATTACTTCCACGACTTCGGTGGCTGACGCGGCCCACATCATGAGGACCAACAAGTTTCGCCGTTTGCCTGTTGTCGATAACGGAAAACTGGTGGGCATTGTAACCGATCGCGACCTGAGAGAAGTTTCGCCATCACCGGCGACAACACTCTCCATTTATGAACTCAACTATCTGTTGGCCAAAATGCTTGTTAAGGACGTCATGAAAAAGCAGGTTGTGACCATCCCTCAGGACGCTACGATTGAGGAGGCCGCCTTGCTGATGACCAGCAGCAGGATCGGTGGTCTGGTCGTTGTTGGTCAGGGTGGAGCAGTAACCGGTCTCATTACCGAAACCGACATATTTAAATGCTTTATTGAGATCATGGGACTGGAAAAGGGCAAAACACGGTTAACCATTGACGTGTCAGACGAAGTGGGCCGATTGCACGAGATCACCCGCATCTTCGCTGAACTAAACATCAATATTGGCAGTTTGGCGATCTATCCGTTGGCCAATGGCGATTCTGAGTTAGTTATCCGGGCTGATGTCAAAGAGACAAAGCAGCTGACTGATCGATTGGAAGCGATAGGCTGCCCGGTCAAGCATATAGCTCACATCGGCCATTCAGACCGTTGA
- a CDS encoding cation diffusion facilitator family transporter — MSHDVIQDINTVKTNTAKLSVASNSLLVVLKLAVGWMSGSVSIISEAAHSAVDLLAALIAFVAVRKSGKEPDAVHAYGHGKIENVSGMIEAALIVLVSIWIVWESVDKLRSPQPTELVGYGMAVMLFSAGVNWWVSSRLQTVADQTHSHALAADALHLKTDVWTSIGVFLGLVAMKLTGLTWIDPAIAIVVAAIIFKAGWNMTWNSLYELTDISLPHHERDLIHDILATHPEVVSHHRLRTRRSGSLRQIDVHVLLDPGLRLDRAHAICDQVEAELESQLGSCDVVIHPEPAGSHERERSKES; from the coding sequence TTGTCCCACGATGTTATACAAGACATTAACACCGTAAAGACGAATACAGCAAAATTATCGGTTGCTTCTAATTCTCTGTTGGTTGTACTAAAACTGGCAGTGGGCTGGATGAGCGGTTCGGTCAGTATTATTTCTGAGGCGGCTCACTCAGCGGTTGATCTATTGGCTGCGCTGATTGCTTTTGTTGCAGTGCGTAAATCTGGTAAAGAGCCAGACGCCGTGCATGCCTACGGACACGGTAAAATCGAAAATGTCTCCGGTATGATTGAAGCAGCCCTGATTGTGCTGGTCTCAATCTGGATAGTTTGGGAATCGGTCGATAAGCTGCGGTCGCCACAGCCGACAGAGCTGGTAGGTTATGGAATGGCGGTTATGCTATTTTCAGCCGGTGTGAACTGGTGGGTATCCAGCCGGCTGCAAACAGTTGCTGACCAAACTCATTCCCACGCATTGGCGGCAGACGCTCTGCATCTGAAGACAGATGTCTGGACCTCGATTGGCGTTTTTTTGGGATTGGTGGCAATGAAGCTGACAGGGTTGACTTGGATTGATCCGGCCATTGCCATTGTTGTCGCAGCTATCATCTTTAAGGCTGGCTGGAATATGACCTGGAACAGTTTGTATGAGCTGACTGATATCAGCCTGCCGCATCACGAGCGCGACCTTATCCATGATATTCTTGCCACCCATCCGGAAGTCGTGTCTCATCACCGGCTGCGCACCCGGCGCAGTGGCAGTCTACGTCAAATTGACGTGCATGTATTGCTTGATCCGGGGCTGCGTCTGGATCGGGCGCACGCTATTTGCGATCAGGTTGAAGCCGAACTGGAAAGTCAGTTAGGCAGCTGCGATGTGGTTATTCATCCTGAGCCAGCTGGTTCGCACGAGCGGGAGAGGTCTAAAGAAAGTTAG
- the selD gene encoding selenide, water dikinase SelD — MVKLTQYTKRGGUAAKIGPGALAHVLRHLERPQHPRLLVGIETSDDAGVYLLDEKTALIQTLDFFTPIVDDPYTFGQIAAANSLSDVYAMGGRPLTAMNIVAFPVSLLNEGILPAILEGGQDKVKEAGAVIVGGHTIDDLEPKYGLSVTGVVHPAKILKNAGAKPGDAIILTKPLGTGILATASRAEMFNEGWQAAINSMTTLNRVAAEALEPFAVSACTDVTGFGLLGHLSEMAAGSGVSILVEHTAVPFLPEAAEAAAMGLVPGGAYANREYFSTKGIRIAAHVPEQAADLLWDPQTSGGLLISLPARQANALLAALHAGGVSAAACIGQVTGTGKGEITVE; from the coding sequence GTGGTGAAGTTGACTCAATATACAAAACGAGGCGGTTGAGCTGCTAAAATTGGGCCAGGGGCCCTGGCGCACGTGCTGCGTCATTTGGAACGACCGCAACACCCACGTCTCTTAGTAGGAATAGAAACTTCAGATGACGCGGGAGTCTATTTGTTGGATGAAAAAACAGCGTTGATTCAGACGCTGGACTTCTTTACGCCGATTGTTGATGACCCTTATACCTTCGGTCAAATTGCCGCTGCTAACAGCCTCAGCGATGTGTATGCCATGGGTGGCAGGCCGTTGACGGCGATGAACATTGTCGCCTTTCCGGTCTCTTTATTGAATGAAGGAATCCTGCCAGCTATACTGGAAGGCGGACAGGATAAAGTGAAGGAAGCCGGAGCAGTCATTGTCGGCGGACATACGATTGATGATCTTGAGCCCAAATACGGACTTAGTGTTACCGGGGTAGTTCACCCAGCCAAGATATTAAAAAACGCTGGTGCTAAACCGGGCGACGCGATAATCCTTACCAAACCATTAGGGACAGGGATTTTGGCAACTGCCTCTCGCGCTGAGATGTTTAACGAAGGCTGGCAGGCAGCGATTAATAGCATGACAACTCTTAACCGGGTTGCGGCAGAGGCGCTTGAGCCGTTTGCTGTTAGTGCTTGTACTGATGTCACCGGCTTTGGTCTACTAGGCCATCTCTCTGAGATGGCAGCTGGATCGGGCGTCAGTATTCTTGTTGAACATACTGCTGTTCCCTTTCTGCCAGAAGCGGCTGAGGCTGCTGCTATGGGTTTGGTTCCAGGCGGCGCTTATGCCAACCGGGAGTACTTTAGTACTAAAGGGATCCGTATCGCGGCCCATGTGCCGGAACAAGCGGCAGATTTGTTATGGGATCCTCAGACCTCAGGCGGCCTGCTGATCAGTTTGCCGGCTCGGCAGGCAAATGCGCTGCTGGCAGCACTCCATGCCGGCGGAGTGTCGGCAGCAGCCTGTATCGGCCAAGTTACCGGAACAGGTAAAGGAGAGATTACTGTTGAATAA
- the yedF gene encoding sulfurtransferase-like selenium metabolism protein YedF codes for MNNQLDCRGLACPLPVIETKKALAGLNGEALTVLVDNQVAKENVVKFATAQQCGVSVEGQDGDFSIRITKSGIPAAVITPVGTAASSVSGVWLITQDSLGHGNKELGSVLMKSFFYTLTERELPSKVLFINSGVLLTLQDSPVLAHIETLAGRGVEVLSCGTCLDYYGVKERLAVGGITNMYTIVEALATGRAVTL; via the coding sequence TTGAATAATCAACTCGACTGCAGGGGGCTGGCCTGCCCTCTGCCTGTCATTGAAACAAAAAAAGCGCTCGCTGGCTTAAATGGCGAAGCGCTAACCGTACTAGTTGATAACCAAGTCGCCAAGGAGAATGTGGTCAAATTCGCCACTGCCCAGCAATGCGGTGTCAGTGTTGAGGGCCAGGACGGAGACTTTAGCATTCGGATTACGAAGTCAGGGATACCGGCTGCGGTGATTACGCCTGTTGGGACCGCCGCGTCATCGGTCAGTGGGGTCTGGCTGATTACCCAGGATAGTCTCGGCCATGGCAACAAAGAACTGGGATCTGTACTCATGAAATCGTTCTTTTACACACTGACAGAGCGGGAACTGCCCAGTAAAGTATTGTTCATAAACAGTGGCGTATTACTAACCTTGCAGGATTCACCAGTTTTGGCGCACATTGAGACACTAGCCGGACGTGGTGTCGAGGTCTTGTCTTGCGGGACCTGCCTTGATTATTATGGAGTAAAAGAAAGGCTAGCTGTTGGTGGTATTACCAATATGTATACGATCGTTGAAGCGCTGGCGACCGGCAGGGCGGTCACCCTTTGA
- a CDS encoding DUF3343 domain-containing protein: MSEAKDRLISFASVHHAIKAEKLLTEAGVAVTALPTPREISISCGQCLLLAAKDQQQALAVLAQADVLWSKLYSRDQQQRVYELLSEYGRNL; the protein is encoded by the coding sequence TTGAGCGAGGCCAAAGACCGGCTGATTAGCTTTGCCTCAGTGCATCATGCCATCAAGGCCGAAAAGCTGCTGACTGAAGCAGGCGTTGCTGTCACTGCTCTGCCCACCCCGCGCGAAATATCAATTAGCTGCGGCCAGTGCCTATTGCTGGCAGCTAAAGACCAGCAGCAGGCACTGGCTGTATTGGCTCAGGCGGATGTCCTGTGGTCAAAGCTTTACAGTAGGGACCAACAGCAAAGAGTATATGAATTGTTGTCTGAGTATGGGAGGAACCTATGA
- a CDS encoding mechanosensitive ion channel family protein has product MSELFSPDYLLVIGNRVLRLCLIVIGSGLAMRFFKLIVDRFFMPKADGKHFYLEEKRARTLSSLLKSIVQYMVYFVTLVMILQEFQIDTTSIIAGAGVIGLAIGFGAQTLVKDVITGFFIILEDQYSVGDYVENGDMAGTVEDVGFRITKLRGTNGVLHIIPNGAITKVTNYTRGHMQAVVNVPVAYDADINQVQLLLAEACESVKELPQIIEAPKLLGIVDFRPGELVMRIVVKTLPMEQGGVEAAIRQKIKTLFDAAAIPLPAAAQVPGVKLAENRGGKS; this is encoded by the coding sequence ATGAGCGAGCTGTTTTCACCGGATTATCTATTAGTGATTGGCAATAGAGTGTTACGCTTATGTCTGATTGTCATTGGCTCAGGCTTAGCGATGCGGTTTTTCAAGCTAATTGTTGATCGTTTCTTTATGCCTAAGGCCGATGGTAAGCATTTTTACCTGGAGGAGAAACGCGCTCGCACACTCAGCTCGCTATTAAAAAGTATTGTCCAGTATATGGTCTACTTCGTCACCTTAGTCATGATTCTGCAGGAATTCCAAATTGACACCACGTCAATTATTGCTGGCGCGGGTGTTATCGGCTTGGCGATCGGCTTTGGCGCGCAGACGTTGGTCAAAGATGTCATCACCGGCTTCTTTATCATTCTGGAAGATCAATATTCGGTGGGAGATTATGTGGAAAATGGCGACATGGCAGGCACGGTCGAAGACGTCGGTTTTCGCATCACCAAACTGCGTGGCACGAACGGTGTACTGCATATCATCCCTAACGGTGCCATTACCAAAGTAACTAACTATACGCGCGGTCACATGCAGGCTGTTGTCAATGTGCCTGTAGCCTATGACGCAGATATTAATCAGGTACAGTTGTTATTAGCGGAAGCCTGCGAATCAGTCAAGGAATTGCCGCAGATCATTGAAGCCCCCAAACTATTGGGCATCGTCGACTTTCGGCCTGGTGAACTTGTCATGCGAATCGTTGTAAAAACCCTGCCCATGGAACAGGGAGGGGTGGAGGCGGCGATTCGGCAAAAAATCAAGACACTATTTGACGCAGCCGCTATTCCCTTGCCAGCCGCGGCACAAGTACCTGGAGTAAAACTCGCAGAAAACAGAGGGGGCAAGTCATGA
- a CDS encoding DUF951 domain-containing protein: protein MIVRYQIGDIVKTKKTHPCGSDLWEITRTGIDFGLKCQKCNHFVLMPRPKFEKAVKAIVSQKEDVGR from the coding sequence ATGATTGTCCGCTACCAAATCGGCGATATTGTTAAAACCAAAAAAACGCATCCCTGCGGTTCTGACCTCTGGGAAATCACGCGAACCGGCATTGACTTTGGCCTAAAGTGCCAAAAGTGCAATCACTTTGTCCTCATGCCCAGACCAAAGTTTGAGAAGGCGGTTAAGGCCATCGTCAGCCAAAAGGAAGATGTCGGGCGTTGA
- the pflB gene encoding formate C-acetyltransferase, whose amino-acid sequence MDQWRGFTDGVWQTSVDVRDFIQKNYTPYEGDASFLAAATFQTKRLWEECTRLLKVERDSDGVLDIDTEVVSTITSHAAGYIAKELELIVGLQTDAPLKRGVIVNGGVRMAEQACEAYGRKLNPQISDIYHNHRKTHNTAVFEAYTEEMKQARRLGMITGLPDAYGRGRIIGDYRRIALYGTERLIQEKQDDLTALADSPMTEAVIRTREEIAQQLHALADLALMAKQYGFDISRPAEDAQEAIQWLYFAYLGAIKEQNGAAMSLGRVSTFLDIYIIRDLNEGRLDESGAQELIDQLIIKLRLARHLRTPDYNELFAGDPLWVTEAIGGMGRDGRTLVTQTSFRFLHTLANLGPAPEPNLTVLWSPALPEGFKQFSAAVSISSSAIQYENDELMRPEYGDDYAIACCVSAMTVGKQMQFFGARANLAKALLLAINGGRDEVSGEQIGPKLPLLTAETLDYDTVRVNLSIVLDWLTGLYVNTMNLIHRMHDTYAYESLQMALHDSEPGRLMAFGIAGLSVAADSLSAIKHAKVKAVRDERGIATGFEIAGDYPCYGNDDDRVDQIASGLCAEFSAKLKLHPAYRDAKHTLSILTITSNVMYGGKTGATPDGRQAGQPFAPGANPMHGRDKRGALAAASSVAKLSYADCQDGISYTFTVVPSALGKTKAAREKNLTALLDGYAIKGGHHINVNVLDRALLQAAMAKPEDYPQLTIRVSGYAVNFIKLSPLHQQEVISRTFYES is encoded by the coding sequence ATGGATCAGTGGAGAGGCTTTACAGATGGAGTTTGGCAGACAAGTGTCGATGTGCGAGATTTTATTCAAAAGAACTATACACCATACGAAGGTGATGCCAGCTTTTTGGCGGCGGCGACGTTCCAAACCAAGCGGCTGTGGGAAGAATGCACTCGTCTGTTGAAAGTGGAGCGGGATTCGGACGGGGTGCTTGATATTGATACAGAAGTCGTTTCTACCATCACATCACATGCCGCTGGCTATATTGCTAAAGAATTAGAGCTGATTGTCGGCCTACAGACAGATGCGCCGCTTAAACGGGGAGTCATCGTTAACGGCGGTGTTCGGATGGCTGAACAGGCCTGCGAGGCTTATGGCAGGAAACTGAACCCGCAGATTAGCGACATCTACCACAATCACCGCAAGACGCACAACACAGCAGTGTTTGAGGCATATACCGAGGAAATGAAGCAAGCGCGCCGACTGGGCATGATCACCGGTCTGCCTGATGCATATGGACGGGGCCGAATCATTGGTGATTACCGTCGAATAGCGCTGTATGGCACCGAGCGACTGATTCAGGAAAAACAGGACGATTTGACGGCACTAGCCGACAGTCCAATGACTGAAGCGGTGATCCGGACCCGTGAGGAAATCGCCCAGCAACTGCATGCTCTTGCTGATCTGGCGCTGATGGCAAAACAATACGGATTTGATATCTCGCGCCCGGCAGAGGATGCGCAAGAGGCGATTCAATGGCTATACTTCGCCTACCTTGGCGCGATCAAGGAGCAAAACGGCGCCGCGATGTCGCTTGGCCGGGTATCGACCTTTTTGGATATCTATATTATCCGCGACCTGAACGAGGGCCGGCTTGATGAATCGGGCGCACAGGAATTGATTGATCAACTGATTATTAAGCTGCGTCTGGCGCGGCATTTGCGCACCCCTGACTATAACGAATTATTTGCCGGTGACCCGCTGTGGGTTACTGAAGCCATTGGTGGTATGGGACGCGATGGCCGGACCTTGGTTACGCAGACCTCATTCCGTTTTCTCCATACCTTAGCCAACCTCGGCCCTGCGCCTGAGCCGAACCTGACTGTCCTATGGTCACCTGCGCTGCCTGAAGGCTTTAAGCAGTTTTCTGCCGCAGTCTCGATTAGCAGCAGCGCCATCCAGTATGAGAATGACGAACTGATGCGTCCAGAGTATGGCGACGACTATGCGATTGCGTGCTGTGTGTCAGCTATGACGGTCGGCAAACAAATGCAGTTTTTCGGCGCCCGTGCCAATCTGGCTAAAGCTCTGCTGCTCGCCATCAACGGCGGTCGGGATGAAGTCAGCGGTGAGCAAATCGGCCCGAAGCTGCCACTGCTAACGGCTGAGACCTTAGATTATGATACAGTAAGAGTCAATTTGTCGATCGTGCTTGATTGGCTGACCGGACTCTATGTCAACACGATGAATCTGATTCATCGCATGCACGACACCTATGCCTATGAAAGTTTGCAGATGGCTTTGCACGATAGCGAACCAGGCAGGCTAATGGCGTTTGGTATCGCCGGACTGTCTGTTGCCGCCGACTCACTCAGCGCTATCAAGCATGCCAAGGTGAAAGCGGTGCGGGATGAGCGCGGTATTGCGACTGGTTTTGAAATTGCGGGCGATTACCCGTGTTATGGTAATGATGATGATCGGGTTGACCAGATTGCATCAGGTCTCTGCGCCGAATTTAGCGCCAAGCTAAAGCTTCACCCAGCATACCGTGATGCAAAACATACCTTATCCATTCTCACGATCACGTCAAACGTCATGTATGGCGGCAAAACCGGTGCAACTCCTGACGGGCGTCAGGCAGGTCAGCCCTTTGCCCCAGGCGCCAATCCCATGCATGGACGGGACAAGCGCGGCGCGCTCGCTGCAGCGTCGTCTGTCGCAAAGTTATCCTACGCCGACTGCCAGGATGGCATCTCCTATACGTTTACTGTCGTCCCGTCTGCGCTGGGCAAAACCAAAGCAGCCAGGGAAAAGAACCTGACTGCTCTCTTAGATGGTTACGCGATTAAGGGCGGACACCATATCAATGTCAATGTACTAGACCGAGCCCTGCTGCAAGCGGCAATGGCCAAGCCGGAAGACTATCCGCAGCTTACCATCCGCGTATCTGGCTATGCAGTTAACTTTATTAAGCTTTCACCGCTGCATCAGCAGGAAGTCATCAGCCGGACCTTCTATGAATCGTGA
- the pflA gene encoding pyruvate formate-lyase-activating protein — translation MNREQTGYLHSVETFGTVDGPGMRYVLFLSGCTLGCIFCHNRDTWEFGNKTISVTEVLADYEKYRSFYDASGGGLTISGGEPLLQPDFVGALFQACREQGIHTTLDTAGFCAPNALEKVLPYTDLVMFSVKAANRATHLRLTGQERRDIIENLRLVALTTPLIVRHVIIPGITDTEQELAEFAELICSLPIQPRVELLPYHQAGRQKWQQLSLVYPLDGVASATADDITRAAKLLSARGVVGA, via the coding sequence ATGAATCGTGAGCAGACAGGCTATCTTCACTCTGTCGAAACGTTTGGCACAGTTGATGGGCCAGGTATGCGCTATGTGCTGTTTTTGTCCGGATGCACACTCGGCTGCATCTTTTGTCACAACCGGGATACCTGGGAGTTTGGCAACAAGACGATCAGCGTGACGGAGGTGCTGGCCGATTATGAGAAATACCGCAGCTTTTATGACGCCTCTGGCGGTGGCCTGACAATAAGCGGGGGCGAACCGCTGCTGCAGCCGGATTTTGTCGGTGCGCTGTTTCAAGCCTGCCGCGAGCAGGGCATCCACACCACGCTGGACACAGCCGGGTTTTGTGCACCAAATGCGCTCGAGAAGGTTTTGCCTTATACCGACCTGGTTATGTTTTCGGTTAAGGCGGCGAATCGTGCTACCCATTTACGCTTGACCGGGCAAGAGCGGCGCGACATTATCGAGAACTTGCGGTTGGTTGCGCTAACAACTCCCTTGATCGTCCGTCATGTTATCATACCTGGCATCACTGACACGGAACAGGAGTTAGCTGAGTTTGCCGAGTTGATTTGCTCGTTACCGATTCAGCCGAGAGTGGAACTGCTGCCCTACCATCAGGCAGGACGACAAAAGTGGCAACAGCTGTCGCTAGTTTATCCGCTTGATGGCGTGGCTTCGGCAACGGCGGACGATATCACGAGAGCTGCCAAACTTCTGAGTGCAAGGGGAGTAGTTGGCGCCTGA
- a CDS encoding DUF6448 family protein — MNNMYGWILGVAIMGFVALMPNTAEAHCDTLDGPVVTAAQQALDSKDINRVLPFIPKNGEPELKEAFAKVLAARTGGKSAQEVADRYFFETTVRIHRAGEGAAFTGLQPAGMDFGPALPASEKAIQTGSLTELNQIMAHELAEVLELRLHKIQELKARTPAGDVDAVRKLTSEELQFQIFVHELYEKIREGGAENSHQSEKEPRREHSH, encoded by the coding sequence ATGAACAATATGTATGGATGGATTTTAGGGGTTGCTATCATGGGATTTGTCGCTTTAATGCCAAATACGGCTGAGGCTCACTGCGACACGTTGGACGGCCCAGTGGTTACGGCGGCGCAACAGGCGCTAGACAGCAAAGACATCAATCGCGTTCTTCCTTTCATTCCCAAGAACGGTGAGCCAGAACTTAAAGAGGCCTTCGCTAAGGTTCTTGCCGCTAGAACAGGCGGCAAATCAGCTCAGGAAGTCGCAGACCGCTATTTCTTTGAAACCACAGTTCGAATACACAGAGCTGGCGAAGGAGCAGCTTTTACCGGCTTACAGCCGGCAGGCATGGATTTTGGCCCTGCTCTGCCTGCATCAGAGAAAGCCATCCAGACAGGATCGCTGACCGAGTTAAACCAAATTATGGCGCATGAACTAGCCGAAGTTCTTGAATTGCGATTGCATAAAATCCAAGAGCTGAAGGCCAGAACACCAGCCGGCGATGTTGACGCCGTACGCAAGCTAACCAGTGAAGAGCTGCAATTCCAGATTTTCGTTCACGAACTGTATGAAAAAATCCGCGAAGGCGGCGCTGAAAACTCGCATCAATCAGAAAAAGAGCCGAGACGCGAACACAGCCACTAG
- a CDS encoding Crp/Fnr family transcriptional regulator yields MCVHTDEKVPHICASLVPIFQNLELAELQQINALIIKREYPKGATLFNKGDKAESLCIVRLGRVKLYDLSADGRQQTIRILKPGDFFGEYALFNESFRLFYAEAMEDTGLCMLEKEKVRELFARNAKISYSVIQALVNRLADAEQNIGNLALRSVDQRLARLLYDLAVSNGEKQSKEIRITLGLSRSEVANLVGTSRETISRVLTVMQEDGLIVVDGHKGIIVKDIDRLLALTNE; encoded by the coding sequence ATGTGTGTTCATACTGACGAGAAGGTACCGCATATCTGCGCGAGCCTGGTTCCCATATTTCAGAACTTGGAACTCGCAGAGTTGCAGCAAATCAATGCGTTAATCATTAAAAGGGAGTACCCGAAAGGGGCCACGCTGTTCAATAAAGGAGACAAAGCTGAGAGTCTCTGCATCGTCCGTCTTGGCCGGGTTAAGCTATATGATTTATCCGCCGATGGTCGCCAGCAAACGATTCGGATACTTAAGCCAGGAGACTTCTTTGGCGAATACGCTTTATTTAATGAAAGCTTTCGGCTATTCTACGCCGAGGCAATGGAAGACACCGGCTTGTGCATGCTGGAGAAGGAGAAGGTCAGAGAATTGTTTGCCCGCAACGCGAAAATCTCGTATTCGGTCATTCAGGCTTTGGTAAACCGGCTTGCCGATGCGGAACAAAATATCGGCAATCTTGCGTTACGAAGCGTAGATCAGCGCTTGGCTCGCTTGTTGTATGATCTTGCTGTCAGCAATGGGGAAAAGCAGTCAAAAGAGATTCGGATTACTCTCGGGTTGTCACGCAGCGAAGTGGCCAATCTTGTAGGCACTTCCCGGGAAACCATCAGTCGAGTATTAACGGTAATGCAAGAGGACGGGTTAATCGTAGTCGATGGGCATAAAGGAATTATTGTGAAGGATATCGACCGGCTGCTGGCGTTGACAAATGAGTAA